A single genomic interval of Corylus avellana chromosome ca10, CavTom2PMs-1.0 harbors:
- the LOC132164103 gene encoding LOB domain-containing protein 1-like produces the protein MESCSDTNTSTTPSTPLSHSPSSSSSPPHPVVLSPCAACKILRRRCAEKCVLAPYFPPTEPAKFTIAHRVFGASNIIKFLQELPESQRADAVSSMVYEASARIRDPVYGCAGAICQLQKQVNELQAQLAKAQAELVNMQSQQAHLVALICMEMSQSPQASPPQQSSLHDNFTSVNPHSYLQANPNNCFLDDNNLAGSLWEPLWT, from the exons ATGGAGTCATGCAGCGACACAAACACTAGCACCACTCCATcaacccctctctctcactctccaTCTTCATCGTCTTCTCCTCCTCATCCGGTTGTTCTAAGCCCTTGCGCGGCATGCAAGATTCTGAGGCGGCGGTGTGCGGAGAAATGCGTGTTGGCTCCCTACTTCCCCCCGACCGAGCCGGCCAAGTTCACCATCGCTCATAGGGTGTTTGGTGCCAGCAACATCATCAAGTTCTTGCAG GAACTCCCAGAATCCCAGAGGGCAGATGCAGTGAGCAGCATGGTCTACGAGGCTAGCGCAAGAATTAGAGACCCAGTTTACGGGTGCGCCGGGGCAATATGCCAGCTCCAGAAGCAAGTGAACGAGCTGCAGGCGCAATTAGCCAAGGCTCAGGCGGAGCTCGTCAACATGCAATCCCAGCAAGCCCACCTTGTAGCCTTAATTTGCATGGAGATGTCACAATCCCCACAAGCATCGCCGCCACAACAGTCATCGCTTCATGATAACTTCACATCTGTTAATCCTCACAGCTACCTGCAGGCCAATCCCAATAATTGCTTTCTTGACGACAACAATCTTGCGGGATCTCTTTGGGAGCCTCTTTGGACATga